The Paraburkholderia hospita DNA segment GCATCGCCTTGACGGCTTCGAACTTGAGCGGGTCGCTGGCAATGTCGTGAATGAAGAAGCGGTCGATCTTCACGACGTCCGGCTGCAGACGCACCCACAGGTTCATGCTGGCGTTCGCGGTGCCGTAGTCGTCAAGCGCGAACTGGGCGCCGGCCATGCGCAGCATGGAGATGGCGGGTAGGAAACTGGCGACATCGGGAATCGCGCTTTGCTCGGTCAGTTCGATCACGATGCGCTCGGCATCGACGCCCATGTTGCGCAGCATCACGAAGGTGTCTTCGCGGTTGTCGGCGAGTTGACGGATCGCACCGGCGCTGAAATTCAGGAACAGCTTGCCCTCGTACTTGAGCTTCGCGAATGCCTCGATGCAGGTGTGCGCGGCGGCGCGCTCCAGTGCGATCACGCTGCCTTCGGCGGCCGCCTGCGCGAATAGCGCGTACGGCGCTTCGAGGGCGGAGCCGGCCGGTCCGCGGATCAGCCCTTCGTAGCCGAGAATCGCGCCATCGTCGAAATCGACGATCGGCTGGAACACGGCGGACAGGTCACGCTGCGCAATCAGATCGACGATGCGCGGCGCTGCGATGGTGGAGAACGAGCGTTGAGGCATGACACACGGCCGGAGCATTGGACCGTCGGCTTATCGGCAGCAAGTCGCTGAAATTAAATGAATTTTTAGTGACGCTCCGCACCGTTCTGGTGCTTGGCGGAAGCGCTTTCACTATTTGGGCGGCAGGTGCGTGCGTTTGTCCTATGCCGTCGTGCCGAGGCGACAGCAGCGGCCGGGCAGGATGAAATAACGAAAAAACCGCCCGCAGGCGGCCTTCACGACATGCACTCAGGGAGAGCGCTTATGAATCTCGACTTATTCGAAACGGGCCTAGCGGCGCGCAACAGCGGCCGTCGTGCTCTTTTGCGCGGCGCGCTTCTCGGCGCTGACGTCGCGTGCGCCCCAGCGTTGCGCGAGCGCGGCGCAGACCATCAACTGAATCTGATGGAACAGCATCAGCGGCAGCACGACGGCGCCTACCGCATGCGTGGCGAAAATCACTTTCGCCATCGGCACGCCGGCGGCGAGGCTCTTCTTCGAACCGCAGAAGATGATCGTGATCTGGTCGGCGCGGCTGAAGCCGAGGCGCTTGCTGACGAATATCGTCACGAGCAGCGCGAGCGCCAGCAGCACCGCGCACACCACCAACAGCCCGCCCAGCGCCGCGAGCGGTATCTGATGCCACAGGCCTTCGTTGACGGCCTCGCTGAACGCGGCGTACACCACCAGCAGGATCGAGCCCTGGTCGACGAACTTCAGCACGCCGCGGTTGCGGTCGATCCATCCGCCAATCATCGGCCGCAGCAGCTGCCCGGCGACGAACGGCACCAGCAGTTGCAGCACGATGTTCCACACCGTATGCCACGGCGACGTGCCGCTCGCCGCCTGGCTCGTGACGATCACGCTGACGAGCGCGGGCGTGATGAAGATGCCAAGCAGGCTGGATGCGGACGCGCTGCACACGGCGGCGGGCACATTGCCTTTCGCAATCGACGTGAACGCGATCGACGACTGAACCGTCGACGGCAGCGTACAGAGGAAGAGGATGCCGGCGTAGAGCGCAGGCGTCACGAGGGGCGAAAGAAGCGGTTTGAGTACGAGCCCGAGTATCGGAAAGAGCGCGAACGTGCTTAACAGCACGACGAGGTGCAGCCGCCAATGCGTGGCGCCGGCAATGATCGCTTCGCGCGAGAGCTTGGCGCCGTGCAGGAAGAACAGCAGCCCGACCGCGAAATCCGTTACCCAGTTGAACGCCGTCGCCGCGTGGCCGTGCACGGGCAGCAGGCTCGCGAAAATCACCGTGCCGATCAGGCAGAGCGTGAAATTGTCGGGCAGGAGTTTCGGACGGGCCATCTTTCAAATCTCGATGCAGGGGAAGCGATCGCCTTGATGTCGCCGGCGGGCGCGTGCCAAAGGGCTATTGTCCGCGCAAAGTGATTGAAAAAGCAAATTCATTTGCCGAATTGATTAATTACCTGAGCGCATGAAACGCCCGTCCGCGTGCATGGTTGCGTTCGCATCGAGTCTGCTGGTCAGAACGACCGTTTCGGGCGTCCAGAATCGGTCGAAACGACACGTTGAAACAAGCGTTTTGGAGCGCCTCTGTTCATACGAATTCAGGTGTTCGAACGACCCCGTTTCAGCGCTTTTTCCCCTCGCGCCGCAAGAGGTTTGTGGCGAAAAAACGTCGCAGTAACAATGCGTTACAAGAGTGCCGCAGACCTAACATATTTTGGCTCGACTCACTGGGAGGACGCCAATAAATTACTGTTCGAAGGCCGATGGGGCATCGCGCGAGAAAGCTTGTCATGCAAGTCGCGCCAGCCCCGGAACCAGCCAAGCCGTAGCTCGAACGGCGGGCTCTCAGGCGGGTCGTCGGGCAGGTGAAACATGGTGCTTGTAGGGCTGTCGAGGATCAAATGGTGGATGACGGGCGCGCTGATCGTCGCGCTGACCTCGCTCGCCTATGCGAAACCGTCATTTGTCAGCCATGAAGGACACGGGTTGTTCGGCGGCGCGTCGAGTTTTCACGGTTCGTCGTTTGGTGGCCCTGTCCATGGAAACACTGTGCCGCGCGCCAATATTTCGCGTGACATGCCGCGCGGCGTGGCGATGTCAGGTCACGCTGGCCGATATGCGCGAAATGAAGCGCCGCGCACGCGCGGCAACGCGTCGGGCCGGACCAGTGTGAACGACACATTCGCCGGGCGCGTGTACGGCAGCAATGCATCGAACTACACCGCACAACGCATGGCGCTTCCCGCCGACGTCTATCGCAATCGCCCAGCCGCGCAATACGTCGGCACCCAGTATGCCGGTGCGATCACGCCTATCAGCACCGATTCGCATAACGCGCCGCGGCCGCCTGCGACCGCGCAATCGGCGCACGTCGGTTCGATCCGCGACGACGTCACACGCTACAACGAAGAGCGCGGCGCGTCGCGCCCGATTCCGCGCCCGCCTGGGGACCCGTCGCGCATCCCGTCTCCGTCGCCTTACCGTAACTGACCTATCCTCTGCCCTCTACGGGACGTTTCGCCGTTCGGTCTATCCTGCTTTCCATCCACTCGCTCTGAGATCGGATCGGTGTTTTCTCAAGTTCAGCTACCCAATCTTTTCGGTCTCCGCACGTCCGACAAAATACCCCGTCTGATCTGACGTAAGCACGCCACACATTTTTGAAAACGCTCGTCAGTCTATGGCGTTTGTCATCAAATCCCCTCTTCGTTGCGGCGGCGCGTCAATCCTTCGTTGATGCGCTTCGCATCACACGCTGTGCTGTAGAATCCGCGCGCTTTCGAGGGCGCGCGGGTGCTTGCGGCACTGCGGAAACAAGGTGTGTCGGCAACCAGTATCAGGCCGAAAGTTCACCAAACTATTCAGTCCCATATACCCGCAATAACCGCAGATATTTTTGTCCATAAAAATGGTCCGCAAAGATTTGTCCCAGCCCAGATTGGCTCGACGATCAAACGGATAACAAACACGGATCCGGCGAGCGCCCCGCCGTACAGCCACACCTTTTGACAAAGACAGGAGAACCCATGAATACCACCGTCAGCCGTGCGCTGAGAACAACCCTGAAGGCGAGCGTCATCGGTGCCTTGCTGGCCATTGCATCGACGTCGTCGTTCGCGCAGTCGAGCGTGCAGCTTTATGGTCAGGTCGACGAATGGGTCGGCGTCACGAAGTTCCCGGGAAGCCAGAGCGCATGGAACGTGTCGGGCGGCGGTATGTCGACGTCGTACTGGGGCCTCAAGGGCGCTGAAGATCTGGGCAACGGCTACAAGGCGATCTTCACACTGGAAGACTTCTTCCGCGCGCAGAACGGCAAGTTCGGCCGCTTCGACGGCGACACGTTCTTCGGGCGTAACGCGTATGTCGGTATCGAGTCTCCGTACGGCACGGTGACGGCGGGCCGTCTGACCACGCAACTGTTCGTGTCGACGATTCTGTTCAATCCGTTCATCGACTCGTACGTCTTCTCGCCGATGGTCTATCACGTGTTCCTCGGTCTGGGCACGTTCCCGACCTACACGACGGACATGGGCGTGGTCGGCGATTCCGGCTGGAACAACGCAGTCCAATATTCGTCGCCGGACTTCAGCGGGCTGTCGGGCAGCGCGATGTATGCGCTGGGCAATTCGGCGGATCACAACGGCTCGAAGAAATACAGTGCCCAGTTCCTGTATTTCCATGGTCCGTTCGCGGCGACGGGCGTGTTCCAGTACGTGAACTTCAACAACTCGCCGACCGATCTCGGCTCGCTGGTTTCGGGCCTGAAGAGCCAGTCGGTTGGACAGGTGGGCGTGTCGTACGACCTGAAGTTCGCGAAGTTTTACGGTCAGTACATGTACACGAAGAACGACCAGGACGTCGGCAGTTGGCACGTGAACACGGCGCAGGGCGGCGTGTCGGTGCCGCTCGGCACGGGCACGGTGATGGCGTCGTATGCTTACTCGCGCGATACGGGCGGTCTGGACCAGATGCACCAGTCGGCGGCGATCGGCTACGACTATCCGCTGTCCAAGCGCACCGACGTCTACGCGGCGTATCTCTACGACAAGTACACGGGCCAGTCTTCGGGCTATACGGCCGGCGCAGGCATTCGCGCGAAGTTCTGATCACGATAGACACACCGCGGCGGCGTGTCCCGCGCGCTGCCGCGGCGTGCCCTGCAAAGCCCTGCCTTCTTCACGGAAGGCAGGGCTTTTTCTTTCGGATGCTCGCCAGCGCCGCACATTGTCGACGGCTCCTTGATAAAGTCCCGGGAATCAGCCTGATTCATTCCTATCCCGAGCGATCGCCATGGATACCCTCGTCAGCATGAAAGTGTTTCGCCACGTGGTCGAAGTCGGCAGCTTCGTCGGCGCGGCGGAAAAGATGGACATGTCGGCGGCGATGGCGAGCAAGCATGTGATGCATCTGGAGCAGCAACTCGGTGCACGATTGCTGAACCGGACCACGCGCCGCGTCGCGCCCACGGAAGCGGGCCGCGAGTACTACGAGCGTCTGAGCCAGGTGCTGAGCGAACTCGACGAAGCCGAGCAGGCGGTCGGTGCGGCGAGCATCGTGCCGCAAGGACGCTTGCGCGTGTCGACGTTGTCCGCGTTCGGTCTGCGGCACGTGATGAGCGCCGTCGCCGATTACGCGACGCAGCATCCGCAAGTCACCGTCGATATCACGCTGTCGGACCGCGTCGTCGAACTGATCGACGAGGGCTTCGATGTCGCGATCCGCGCGTCGCCGTTGGGGCTGAAGTCGTCGTCGCTGATCGCCCGCCAGGTGGCGACCGCGCATCTCGTGTTGTGCGCGTCGCCGGACTATATCAAGCGGCACGGCGCGCCCAGAAACACCGCCGATCTCGCACGCCACAACTTCATTCAGTACGCGGGCGTGTCGGCGCTCGAACTGGTCGCGGGCGCGAATGCGGAAAGCGCGCGCGTCAAGTTCTCGGGCAATCTGATCGTCAACCATCTGGAGGCGCAGCGCGTGGTCGTGCTGCAGGGCGCGGCGCTCGCGCTGCTCGGCACCGAAGTGATCGGCGACGATCTCGCTGCCGGCCGCCTCGTGCCGCTGCTCGTCGATGAACTGCCGCCGCGCGAACTGCCCATTCACGTCGTCTACGCAAGCCGCCGGCATCTGTCGGCGAAGGTGCGGTCGTTCGTCGATTTCATCGCGGAGCGCTTTTCGAGCGAGACGTTGTGGCCGACGCTCGAGCAGATCAGGGCGCTCGCAGTACGGTGAGATTCGCGGCGCAAAGCTCGTCCATTCGCGTCCACTGAACGCCGCACGGACGATTGGGTCGTATCGTTATACTGGTTGCAGCACCCGCGAAGTAGAACGAACCTGACGATTCGATCCGGGGGAGACATGACTGATCTTTCCACGCCGCAGCGCGTCGGCGACGACGCGCCCGCTTCCCGATCTTCCGCGCCGCCCTCGCCGCACGAGACGTCCTCGCGACGCCTGCGTTTCGTCACGGCCGCCGCACTGTTCGACGGCCACGACGCGTCGATCAACATCATGCGGCGCATCCTGCAGGCGAGCGGCGTCGAAGTGATCCATCTCGGCCACAACCGCTCGGTCGAAGAAATCGCGACGGCGGCGCTGCACGAGGACGCGGACGGCATCGCGGTGTCGAGCTATCAGGGCGGGCACGTCGAATACTTCCGCTATCTGGTCGATCTGTTGCGCGAGCGCGGCGGCGAGCGGATCAAGGTGTTTGGCGGCGGTGGCGGCGTGATCGTCCCCGATGAGATCGCGGCGTTGCAGCGCTATGGCGTCGAGCGCATTTACTCGCCGCACGACGGCCAGCGGCTCGGGCTGCAAGGAATGATCGACGACATGATCGCGCGTTGCCGCGACGCGGCAAGAGCGAACGCTCAGCCTGCGCAACTCGTTGTCGATCTGAAGGACGCGATGCGCCGAGACACGGATCGCGTCGGGCATGTCGTCACGTTCCGCAAGCTCGCGCAACTGATTACCTCGCTTGAAACGGACGACGTCGATCCCGCCACACGCGCGGCGCTCGCCGCGCAAGCCGGACCAACACGCGTGCCCGTGCTCGGCATCACAGGAACGGGCGGCGCGGGCAAGTCGTCGCTGACCGACGAGCTGATCCGACGCTTTCGCCTCGACTACGGCGACACGTTGACCATCGCCGTGATCGCCATCGATCCTTCTCGCCGCAAATCGGGCGGCGCGCTGCTCGGCGATCGCATCCGCATGAATGCGATCGGCGACTGGGGCAGCGGCGCACGCGTCTTCATGCGCTCGCTGGCGACGCGCGAGGCATCGAGCGAAATCTCTGACGCGCTGCCCGACGCAATCGACGCCTGCAAGATGACGGGCTTCGATCTGATCGTGGTCGAAACGTCGGGCATCGGACAGGGCGATGCCGCGATCGTGCCGCACGCCGACAAGTCGTTGTACGTGATGACGCCGGAGTTCGGCGCAGCAAGCCAGCTCGAAAAGATCGACATGCTCGATTTCGCGGATGTTGTCGCGATCAACAAATTCGACCGCAAGGGCGCCGCCGACGCGTTGCGCGACGTCGCAAAGCAGGTTCAACGTAACCAGCATAAGTTTGGATCGAAAATCGAGGAGATGCCGGTATTTGGTACGATTGCGTCACGTTTCAACGACGACGGCGTGACGGCTGTGTACCAACATGTCGCGAAGACTTTACGCGATCACGGTCTGCATGAGAGCGACGGGCGATTGCCGAAACTGCAAGGTGTGCGTCATTCGACGGGCCGCAACGCCATCGTGCCGCCCGCGCGCGTGCGCTATCTGTCGGATGTCGTGCTGACGGTGCGCGGTTATCGGGAGCGCGTCGAAGCGCAGTCGCAGCTCGCGCGCGAGCGTTGGCAGCTCGACGAAGCGCGCCGGATGCTGAGCGAGGCGAACGGCAGCGTGCCGGATGCCGCTGCGTTCGATTCGCTTATCGACACCCGCACGTCGCAAATGGGCGAGCACGAAAAGGCGCTGCTCGATGCGTGGCCGGACACGGTCGCCGCCTATTCCGGCGACGAACATGTCGTGAAGATCCGCGACAAGGAAATCCGCACGGCGCTCACCGTCGAAACGCTGTCGGGTTCGAAGATCCGCAAGGTCGCGCTGCCGGCGTTCAAGGACCCCGGCGAAATCCTGCGCTGGCTAATGCTCGACAATCTGCCCGGCTATTTCCCGTTCACGGCGGGCGTGTTTCCGTTCCGCCGCGAGAACGAAGACCCGACACGCATGTTCGCGGGCGAGGGCGACCCATTCCGCACCAACAGGCGTTTCAAGCTGCTATCCGAAGGGATGCCCGCCAAGCGCCTGTCGACGGCGTTCGATTCCGTCACGCTCTACGGCGAGGAGCCGCACGAAAGACCCGATATCTACGGCAAGGTCGGCAATTCGGGTGTATCTGTAGCGACGCTCGACGACATGAAAGCGCTCTACGACGGCTTCGATCTGTGCGCACCCGAAACGTCGGTGTCGATGACGATCAACGGACCCGCGCCGACCCTTCTCGCGATGTTCTTCAATGTCGCGATCGATCAGCAGATCGCGCTCGCGCACGCGAAGGCGCAGCAGGACAACCGTGAACCTTCGCAAGACGAACTCGACGCCGCGCGCCGCTTCGCGCTGGAAAACGTGCGCGGCACTGTGCAGGCCGACATCCTGAAGGAAGATCAAGGGCAGAACACCTGCATCTTCTCGACGGAATTCAGCCTGAAGGTGATGGGCGACATTCAGGCGTACTTCGTCGAGCACGGCGTGCGCAATTTCTATTCGGTGTCGATCTCCGGCTATCACATCGCCGAGGCGGGCGCGAACCCCATCTCGCAACTTGCGTACACGCTCGCCAACGGCTTCACGTATGTCGAGGCGTATCTCGCGCGCGGCATGGATATCGACGATTTCGCGCCGAACCTGTCGTTCTTCTTCTCGAACGGAATG contains these protein-coding regions:
- a CDS encoding bile acid:sodium symporter family protein encodes the protein MARPKLLPDNFTLCLIGTVIFASLLPVHGHAATAFNWVTDFAVGLLFFLHGAKLSREAIIAGATHWRLHLVVLLSTFALFPILGLVLKPLLSPLVTPALYAGILFLCTLPSTVQSSIAFTSIAKGNVPAAVCSASASSLLGIFITPALVSVIVTSQAASGTSPWHTVWNIVLQLLVPFVAGQLLRPMIGGWIDRNRGVLKFVDQGSILLVVYAAFSEAVNEGLWHQIPLAALGGLLVVCAVLLALALLVTIFVSKRLGFSRADQITIIFCGSKKSLAAGVPMAKVIFATHAVGAVVLPLMLFHQIQLMVCAALAQRWGARDVSAEKRAAQKSTTAAVARR
- a CDS encoding porin, yielding MNTTVSRALRTTLKASVIGALLAIASTSSFAQSSVQLYGQVDEWVGVTKFPGSQSAWNVSGGGMSTSYWGLKGAEDLGNGYKAIFTLEDFFRAQNGKFGRFDGDTFFGRNAYVGIESPYGTVTAGRLTTQLFVSTILFNPFIDSYVFSPMVYHVFLGLGTFPTYTTDMGVVGDSGWNNAVQYSSPDFSGLSGSAMYALGNSADHNGSKKYSAQFLYFHGPFAATGVFQYVNFNNSPTDLGSLVSGLKSQSVGQVGVSYDLKFAKFYGQYMYTKNDQDVGSWHVNTAQGGVSVPLGTGTVMASYAYSRDTGGLDQMHQSAAIGYDYPLSKRTDVYAAYLYDKYTGQSSGYTAGAGIRAKF
- a CDS encoding LysR family transcriptional regulator, with translation MDTLVSMKVFRHVVEVGSFVGAAEKMDMSAAMASKHVMHLEQQLGARLLNRTTRRVAPTEAGREYYERLSQVLSELDEAEQAVGAASIVPQGRLRVSTLSAFGLRHVMSAVADYATQHPQVTVDITLSDRVVELIDEGFDVAIRASPLGLKSSSLIARQVATAHLVLCASPDYIKRHGAPRNTADLARHNFIQYAGVSALELVAGANAESARVKFSGNLIVNHLEAQRVVVLQGAALALLGTEVIGDDLAAGRLVPLLVDELPPRELPIHVVYASRRHLSAKVRSFVDFIAERFSSETLWPTLEQIRALAVR
- the icmF gene encoding fused isobutyryl-CoA mutase/GTPase IcmF; the protein is MTDLSTPQRVGDDAPASRSSAPPSPHETSSRRLRFVTAAALFDGHDASINIMRRILQASGVEVIHLGHNRSVEEIATAALHEDADGIAVSSYQGGHVEYFRYLVDLLRERGGERIKVFGGGGGVIVPDEIAALQRYGVERIYSPHDGQRLGLQGMIDDMIARCRDAARANAQPAQLVVDLKDAMRRDTDRVGHVVTFRKLAQLITSLETDDVDPATRAALAAQAGPTRVPVLGITGTGGAGKSSLTDELIRRFRLDYGDTLTIAVIAIDPSRRKSGGALLGDRIRMNAIGDWGSGARVFMRSLATREASSEISDALPDAIDACKMTGFDLIVVETSGIGQGDAAIVPHADKSLYVMTPEFGAASQLEKIDMLDFADVVAINKFDRKGAADALRDVAKQVQRNQHKFGSKIEEMPVFGTIASRFNDDGVTAVYQHVAKTLRDHGLHESDGRLPKLQGVRHSTGRNAIVPPARVRYLSDVVLTVRGYRERVEAQSQLARERWQLDEARRMLSEANGSVPDAAAFDSLIDTRTSQMGEHEKALLDAWPDTVAAYSGDEHVVKIRDKEIRTALTVETLSGSKIRKVALPAFKDPGEILRWLMLDNLPGYFPFTAGVFPFRRENEDPTRMFAGEGDPFRTNRRFKLLSEGMPAKRLSTAFDSVTLYGEEPHERPDIYGKVGNSGVSVATLDDMKALYDGFDLCAPETSVSMTINGPAPTLLAMFFNVAIDQQIALAHAKAQQDNREPSQDELDAARRFALENVRGTVQADILKEDQGQNTCIFSTEFSLKVMGDIQAYFVEHGVRNFYSVSISGYHIAEAGANPISQLAYTLANGFTYVEAYLARGMDIDDFAPNLSFFFSNGMDPEYTVLGRVARRIWAVAMRDRYGANERSQKLKYHVQTSGRSLHAQEIDFNDIRTTLQALIAIYDNCNSLHTNAFDEAITTPTEDSVRRAVAIQLIINREWGLAKNQNPNQGSFIIDELTDLVEAAVLAEFDRLTERGGVLGAMETGYQRGRIQDESMLYEHRKHDGSYPIVGVNTFLGAHAHDAPPPIALARSTEEEKQGQLKRLRAFQSSRESEAPAMLERLKQAVIDDENVFAVLMEAVRVCSLGQITHALFEVGGQYRRNM